The following are encoded together in the Falsiruegeria litorea R37 genome:
- a CDS encoding LpxI family protein, whose amino-acid sequence MLALIAGGGGLPTDLVARLEERPVICGLEGFEPDTLEVDLPFRLETLGSLLVAMKERGVTRICMAGSVGRPAVDPARIDAATLPLIPILQQALVSGDDGALRAVISIFEQAGLEVLAAHDLAPDLLPRVGVLTEAQPSEIDEKDADRGVGIVRAMAATDIGQACVVLRGQALAIEGVFGTNWMLQSLTQRPDAGGGVMIKLPKPGQDRRVDLPTIGPDTVTAAVAAGLAGIVIEKGGVMVLDREAVVAECNRLGLFLWVRERAS is encoded by the coding sequence ATGCTGGCTTTGATTGCAGGCGGCGGAGGTCTTCCGACCGATTTGGTGGCACGTCTCGAAGAGCGTCCCGTGATCTGCGGGCTCGAAGGGTTCGAACCCGACACGCTTGAGGTGGATCTGCCGTTCCGCCTGGAAACGCTGGGTTCGCTGCTGGTTGCGATGAAAGAGCGTGGCGTGACCCGGATCTGCATGGCCGGATCCGTTGGGCGCCCGGCGGTTGATCCTGCGCGAATTGATGCGGCCACCCTGCCGCTGATCCCGATCCTGCAGCAGGCTTTGGTCTCTGGCGACGACGGGGCCTTGCGCGCCGTGATCAGCATTTTTGAGCAAGCCGGACTAGAGGTTCTGGCCGCGCATGACTTGGCGCCCGATCTGTTGCCACGGGTTGGTGTGCTGACCGAGGCGCAACCGTCAGAGATCGACGAGAAAGACGCAGATCGCGGCGTCGGCATCGTCCGCGCCATGGCGGCCACCGACATTGGCCAGGCCTGCGTCGTGCTCAGGGGGCAGGCGCTGGCGATCGAAGGCGTCTTTGGCACCAATTGGATGCTGCAATCGCTCACCCAACGCCCTGACGCGGGCGGCGGTGTGATGATCAAGCTGCCCAAACCGGGCCAGGATCGTCGGGTTGACCTGCCCACCATCGGGCCGGACACGGTTACTGCTGCGGTGGCAGCGGGACTGGCTGGGATTGTCATCGAAAAAGGCGGCGTCATGGTTCTGGATCGCGAGGCCGTGGTGGCGGAATGCAACCGATTGGGCCTGTTCCTGTGGGTGCGGGAGCGCGCGTCCTGA
- the lpxB gene encoding lipid-A-disaccharide synthase codes for MRVFVLAGEPSGDRLGGALMAGLRHLRPEVEFHGIGGPLMEAQGLQSQFPMQELSVMGLTEVLPKYFHLKRRIAETAQAILDLKPDVVITIDSPDFSLRVAKLVKEASDIRTVHYVAPSVWAWRPRRADKMAKVIDHVLALLPFEPPYMERAGMECDFVGHPVVGEPQATEADIAQLRAEHGLGDAAVLLALPGSRRSEVERLADVFGAALQDFLSRNPDLRVVIPTAPHVAELVRQKTAHWPGQPVVLSSDKQDADAAATQKRAAFATADLALAASGTVSLELAAAQTPMVIAYKFSWLTYKIMESMALIDTVTLVNLVSDTRVIPECLGPACLPRNIAGALSDVRANPQAQTEAMRVTMERLGQGGEQPGLRAARAVLSRLPES; via the coding sequence ATGCGCGTCTTTGTCCTTGCCGGTGAACCCTCGGGCGACCGGCTGGGCGGCGCTCTGATGGCCGGTCTGCGACACCTGCGTCCCGAAGTCGAGTTTCACGGCATCGGCGGTCCGCTGATGGAAGCGCAAGGCCTGCAAAGCCAGTTTCCGATGCAGGAACTCAGCGTCATGGGCCTGACCGAGGTTCTGCCCAAATACTTTCACCTCAAACGTCGTATCGCCGAGACGGCCCAGGCCATTCTGGACCTGAAACCGGATGTGGTGATCACCATCGACAGCCCCGATTTCAGCCTGCGGGTGGCCAAGCTGGTGAAAGAGGCCAGTGACATCCGCACCGTGCACTATGTGGCCCCCAGTGTCTGGGCCTGGCGCCCTAGGCGGGCCGACAAGATGGCAAAGGTCATCGATCACGTACTCGCCCTTTTGCCGTTCGAGCCGCCCTATATGGAACGCGCAGGGATGGAGTGCGATTTCGTCGGCCATCCGGTGGTGGGCGAGCCGCAGGCCACGGAGGCAGACATTGCGCAGCTGCGCGCTGAACACGGGCTTGGGGACGCGGCAGTGTTGTTGGCTTTGCCGGGATCACGCCGCAGCGAGGTCGAGCGGTTGGCGGATGTCTTTGGTGCCGCTTTGCAAGATTTCCTGAGCCGGAACCCGGATCTGCGTGTTGTCATCCCAACTGCGCCACATGTGGCCGAGCTGGTGCGTCAGAAAACAGCCCATTGGCCAGGACAGCCGGTGGTGCTGTCCTCGGACAAGCAGGATGCCGATGCTGCGGCGACGCAGAAGCGCGCAGCTTTTGCCACGGCAGACCTGGCTCTGGCGGCGTCCGGCACGGTGTCGCTGGAACTGGCCGCCGCGCAAACGCCGATGGTGATCGCCTACAAATTCAGTTGGCTCACCTACAAGATCATGGAAAGCATGGCACTGATCGACACCGTGACCCTGGTCAATCTGGTCAGCGACACCCGAGTGATCCCTGAATGCCTTGGTCCAGCTTGTTTGCCCCGCAATATTGCGGGGGCTTTGTCGGATGTGCGTGCCAACCCTCAGGCGCAGACAGAGGCCATGCGGGTGACGATGGAGCGTCTGGGGCAGGGCGGCGAGCAGCCGGGCCTGCGTGCTGCTCGGGCTGTGCTGAGCCGACTGCCAGAGAGTTGA
- a CDS encoding cadmium resistance transporter: MELIAFGVSAAVAQLLTNIDNLAALLALSLVVGKWRAIAGYTAAQAVILTLAMVVAVGSDQLVPSNVGLLGLIPVGLGLRGLWQQFRRDDGGHTETFSRGSSFLMTSLLFLSLSMDSFAVMAPVLADSAPLFRIAALISAIVAVLALGAIGLVFAVTARATGPWTQRFERLAPFVMIAAGIYVLLDSGTDLL, from the coding sequence ATGGAGCTGATCGCTTTTGGCGTCTCGGCCGCCGTTGCCCAGCTATTGACCAACATTGACAACCTTGCCGCGCTTTTGGCCCTGTCGCTGGTGGTGGGTAAATGGCGCGCCATCGCAGGTTACACCGCCGCGCAAGCAGTGATTTTGACCCTTGCCATGGTGGTTGCCGTGGGATCCGATCAACTGGTTCCGAGCAATGTGGGCCTGCTGGGCCTGATCCCGGTGGGATTGGGGCTGCGTGGGCTTTGGCAGCAGTTTCGCCGTGACGACGGAGGGCACACCGAGACCTTTTCGCGCGGCAGTTCGTTCCTGATGACAAGCCTGCTGTTTCTCAGCCTGTCGATGGACAGCTTCGCTGTCATGGCGCCAGTGCTGGCCGATTCTGCGCCGCTCTTCCGGATTGCGGCTCTAATCAGTGCGATTGTGGCGGTTCTGGCCCTTGGGGCGATTGGGTTGGTCTTTGCGGTTACTGCACGAGCGACAGGCCCGTGGACACAACGGTTTGAGCGCCTGGCGCCGTTTGTGATGATTGCCGCCGGGATATATGTGCTGCTCGACAGCGGCACCGACCTACTGTGA